In the Magnetospira sp. QH-2 genome, one interval contains:
- a CDS encoding calcium-binding protein has translation MTTTLSDLQASILDSSADWDVIDGVIQGGWRHGYLDLSNLNLLDIDLIDGGAGNDTIIGSNGGDIIRGGRGNDVLRGGDGDDVFLNEGRDQGSDQVNGGAGFDTILGGTADDVIGVAQHFDAANSIEVIDGGAGTDSLQGSWRNNIMDFSGTELRGIELIDGGSGNDTITGSAGDDTIRGGIGNDILDGGDGNDVFLYDGADQNWDSINGGKGFDTILGGAADDVIGLGDTFDATNSIEVIDGGGGTDVLQGSWRNDVMDFTGTELRNIERIDGGNGQDTIFGSEAADTIQGANGNDILVGGAGDDRFLVQGSGHGFDEIDGGNGQDSIQGSADDDVIGLWGDFSAENSIESIDGGAGTDTVQGGWTHDTWDFSSVELRNVEAIDGGGGNDVITGSQGSDSIFGGDGNDTLIADGAGGDAFAGGAGVDTLVFDGNRTDYVVNGVAGTVTHGSGVVDRFGADIEFLGFADEVVATADLEGGPLVEPPFQLSGNTLEVGIGKTFATVQEAWAVAEAGDTLMIYEGTYQFSGNEYYSRYDDDHPLLVNQDLAIIGVGDVVFNVGTVSKGALVVAGEASLYVENISFTGANNTSLNGAGIRHQGNDLTVVNSTFTDNQNGILGSGDGTGQEIRIIGSQFVNNGAGDGFSHGIYVGTADSLIIEDSEFRDTNIGHHVKSLAANTVVRNSILDDGNGTASMNIDVTAGGDLLVEGNQIIQSPNSDNPRMIWYSTDRGGEAGTITIRDNEFINELDGGPLIGVSESVVGISMVLENNQITDPSGIESISNNPFQSTGNVVNGEAIADGTYDPAMNFGTYRSEVIDFSQADLDLVAYIDGAGGSDTIIGTNGDDFIIGGAGNDSLQGGGGNDQFIVSGTDQGQDEFSGGAGVDTISGGDDDDTIGIGWNLDASHSIEAIDGGAGTNVIQGSWRHNTMDFSATEVSNIDLIDGGGGHDTITGSTAEDMVQGGGGNDVYVHRASDQISGVDHFDGGLGTDEVRIEFNSTADYAAGYQELMALLDSFDGGAAGSQADNPQIIGLTLENVEKVTVTVEGEADPMISYSVTQPDNAVITSPDDLGA, from the coding sequence ATGACCACCACTCTTTCCGATCTTCAGGCCAGTATCCTCGATTCCAGTGCCGACTGGGATGTGATCGACGGTGTCATCCAAGGGGGATGGCGCCATGGCTATTTGGATCTTAGCAATTTGAATTTGCTTGATATTGATCTGATTGATGGTGGCGCGGGCAACGATACGATCATTGGCTCCAACGGGGGCGACATCATTCGAGGCGGCCGAGGGAATGATGTCCTGCGTGGCGGTGATGGCGACGACGTATTTCTGAATGAAGGCCGTGATCAGGGCAGCGACCAGGTCAATGGCGGCGCGGGCTTTGATACAATTCTCGGCGGAACGGCCGACGACGTTATCGGGGTTGCTCAGCATTTTGATGCGGCCAATTCCATCGAAGTGATCGACGGCGGAGCCGGGACGGACAGCCTGCAAGGATCATGGCGCAACAACATCATGGATTTCAGCGGCACGGAACTGCGCGGTATCGAGCTTATTGATGGTGGCAGTGGAAACGATACCATCACCGGAAGCGCCGGAGATGATACGATTCGTGGTGGAATCGGTAACGATATTCTCGACGGCGGGGACGGCAATGATGTCTTCCTCTACGACGGAGCGGATCAGAACTGGGATTCGATCAACGGAGGTAAAGGTTTCGACACCATCCTCGGCGGCGCGGCGGACGATGTGATCGGACTGGGAGATACCTTCGATGCAACCAATTCCATCGAGGTGATCGATGGCGGCGGCGGGACAGATGTGCTGCAAGGCTCCTGGCGCAATGATGTGATGGATTTTACAGGGACCGAGCTGCGCAACATCGAACGAATTGATGGCGGCAACGGGCAGGACACCATATTCGGTAGCGAGGCCGCGGACACCATTCAAGGAGCGAATGGCAACGATATCCTGGTCGGCGGGGCGGGCGACGACCGGTTCCTGGTGCAGGGAAGCGGACACGGGTTCGATGAGATCGATGGTGGCAATGGACAAGATTCAATCCAAGGCAGCGCCGATGACGATGTCATCGGTCTGTGGGGCGATTTTAGTGCTGAAAACAGTATCGAATCGATTGATGGCGGCGCGGGTACGGATACTGTCCAGGGGGGATGGACCCATGACACCTGGGATTTCAGTTCCGTGGAACTGCGGAACGTGGAAGCCATCGACGGCGGTGGCGGCAACGACGTCATCACAGGGTCACAAGGCTCGGACTCCATTTTTGGCGGAGACGGCAACGATACGTTGATCGCCGATGGCGCCGGCGGCGATGCGTTTGCCGGTGGCGCTGGTGTGGATACCTTGGTGTTCGACGGCAATCGGACCGATTACGTCGTCAATGGGGTGGCTGGAACGGTGACCCACGGCAGCGGTGTTGTTGATCGATTCGGAGCGGATATCGAGTTTCTCGGTTTCGCCGATGAAGTGGTTGCGACCGCCGACCTGGAAGGCGGCCCTTTGGTGGAGCCTCCGTTCCAATTGTCTGGGAACACGCTCGAAGTGGGTATTGGCAAGACCTTTGCGACGGTGCAGGAAGCCTGGGCCGTGGCCGAGGCGGGCGATACCCTGATGATTTACGAAGGAACATACCAATTCTCCGGCAACGAGTATTATAGCCGCTATGACGACGACCACCCGCTGCTGGTCAATCAGGACTTGGCGATCATCGGCGTCGGAGACGTGGTGTTCAATGTCGGCACGGTTTCCAAAGGCGCGCTCGTTGTCGCGGGGGAGGCCAGCCTTTATGTGGAAAACATCTCATTTACCGGCGCGAACAATACCAGCCTGAACGGCGCCGGAATTCGCCATCAAGGCAATGATCTGACGGTGGTGAATTCAACATTCACCGACAACCAGAACGGTATTCTGGGGTCCGGCGACGGCACGGGCCAGGAGATTCGGATCATTGGGTCCCAATTCGTCAATAACGGAGCCGGAGACGGTTTCAGCCATGGGATCTATGTTGGAACGGCTGATAGTTTGATCATCGAGGACAGTGAATTCCGCGATACAAATATTGGCCACCATGTGAAATCGCTGGCGGCCAATACCGTGGTCCGCAATTCCATCCTTGATGACGGCAACGGCACGGCCAGCATGAATATCGATGTGACCGCCGGTGGCGATCTGCTGGTCGAAGGCAACCAAATCATCCAATCGCCCAATAGCGATAATCCCCGGATGATCTGGTATTCAACCGACCGCGGTGGAGAAGCCGGGACCATCACCATTCGCGACAATGAATTCATCAATGAGTTGGATGGTGGACCTTTGATCGGGGTCTCGGAAAGCGTTGTCGGTATCTCGATGGTGTTGGAGAACAACCAGATCACCGACCCTTCGGGCATCGAGTCCATTTCCAACAATCCTTTCCAGAGTACGGGAAACGTCGTCAACGGCGAAGCCATCGCGGACGGGACTTACGACCCGGCCATGAATTTCGGAACTTATCGTTCAGAGGTGATCGACTTCAGCCAAGCGGACCTCGATTTGGTCGCCTACATCGACGGCGCGGGTGGCAGCGATACTATCATCGGGACGAATGGCGACGACTTCATCATTGGTGGCGCGGGCAACGACTCCCTTCAAGGGGGAGGCGGCAACGACCAGTTTATTGTTAGCGGCACCGACCAAGGGCAGGATGAGTTCAGTGGCGGCGCGGGTGTGGACACCATCAGTGGCGGCGACGATGACGATACCATTGGCATTGGCTGGAATCTCGACGCCTCTCATTCCATCGAAGCGATCGACGGGGGAGCCGGGACCAACGTGATCCAGGGCTCATGGCGGCACAACACCATGGATTTCAGCGCCACCGAGGTGAGCAATATCGACCTGATCGACGGCGGTGGTGGTCATGATACCATTACCGGCTCGACCGCCGAGGATATGGTTCAAGGTGGCGGCGGCAATGATGTCTATGTGCATCGGGCCTCCGATCAGATCTCCGGGGTCGATCATTTCGACGGTGGTCTAGGCACAGACGAAGTGCGCATCGAATTCAACAGCACAGCCGACTATGCGGCCGGGTACCAGGAATTGATGGCACTCCTTGATTCCTTTGATGGCGGAGCGGCGGGGTCACAGGCGGATAATCCGCAGATCATTGGTCTGACCCTCGAAAATGTTGAAAAAGTCACGGTAACCGTCGAAGGCGAGGCCGACCCGATGATCAGCTATAGCGTGACCCAACCGGACAACGCGGTGATTACGTCACCGGATGACCTGGGCGCCTGA
- a CDS encoding J domain-containing protein — MAGRRRKSDGRFYEPGDPDVPLCEWPDCKGEGLYRAPKSRDNIHDYRWFCLDHVREYNASWNYYAGMNENQVEADLRRDTIWDRPTWRWGAGPKVKSNPTIENIEDPFGFFRDDEPEEEIKRPMRGSPEAAALEELNLTPPLTLEVLRARYKELVKRHHPDANQGNKDSEERFKRINAAYQTLMGSIT; from the coding sequence ATGGCTGGACGACGCAGAAAATCCGATGGTCGGTTCTATGAACCGGGCGATCCCGATGTACCCCTTTGTGAATGGCCCGACTGCAAAGGCGAAGGTCTTTATCGGGCCCCGAAGTCGCGCGACAACATACATGACTATCGCTGGTTCTGCCTCGATCATGTGCGGGAATACAACGCGTCTTGGAACTACTACGCGGGCATGAATGAGAATCAAGTGGAAGCGGATCTGCGTCGCGATACCATCTGGGATCGGCCGACTTGGCGTTGGGGGGCGGGACCCAAGGTCAAATCAAATCCGACCATCGAAAACATCGAAGACCCGTTTGGCTTTTTCCGCGACGACGAACCGGAAGAAGAAATCAAGCGACCCATGCGCGGCTCCCCGGAGGCGGCGGCCCTGGAGGAACTGAATTTGACACCGCCGCTGACCCTGGAAGTCCTCCGCGCCCGCTATAAGGAATTGGTCAAGCGCCACCATCCGGACGCGAACCAAGGCAACAAAGATTCAGAGGAACGATTTAAACGGATCAATGCTGCCTATCAGACTCTGATGGGCAGCATCACTTGA